From Terriglobales bacterium:
TCTGGCCTTCCTGGCCATCGATGTCGTGGACTCCACCAAGATGAAGGCGGGCGAGGAGAAGCTGGCTGTCGAGCACGCCTTCACCGAGTACAAGAAGTTCGTCGAGCACTTCCTGAAGGTCAACCAGGCGTGGAAGTCGGCTTGGACCCCGGACGGCGTCATGGTCGCCTTCGCCACCCCCAACGAGGCGGTGAAGTCGGGCCAGGACGTGCTGGCCGGTCTGAGCTGGTTCAACGACGGTATCCACCATCTGCGCTCTCCTTTCCGGGTGCGCTGCGGCGTGAACGCCGGCGAAGTGGTCTTCCCCGAGTCCAAGCGCATGGAGGAGATCAGCGACGAGGTCGTCGACATCGCCGGCCACATGCAGAAGTACGCCGCGCCCAACAGCCTCTGGCTCGCCCGCGACGTGCTCAGCCAGCTCGACGACCCGGCGGGCTTCCGCCCGGTCGCCGACCGCCAGGTGGACGGCCGTACTCCGTGTGAGTGGCGCTTCGGCGGTGCCGCCGCCGGCGCCACCATCATGACCTCCGTGCCCCAGTAGCCGACGGCCGCCGGCGCACGCCGCCTCGTCCTTCCGTCACCTCATTGAACCTGGAAAGCCATTTCTCCGCGCCTCTGGCCCCGGCATAATGATCGGGCGGGCGCTGCGGCAGCGGCCCGCGGATCCTAGGAGGGCGGGCGCGTGAACCTGAGCGGGGGAAGGCTGCTTTACATCTTCCTCGTCCCCGGCGGACTGCTGCTGCTGGCCGCCCTGCTGCTGCTGCGCCCCGCCCTGGTGCCGGCCTCGCTGGCCCCGGTGCTGCGCTTCTATCCCTACGCCGTGTTTGTCGCCGGCCTGCTGCTGGCAGCGCGTCTGCGCTCCACCCGCGTCCTGTTCGCGCTCCTGGTCCTGGCCCTGGCCGACTGGGGGCTGCTGGCCTTTCCCCCTTCCTCCGCCACCGGCGCGGTGATCCTCCACGCGCTGGCTTTTCTGCTGCCGCTGAATCTGGCGGTGCTGGCCATGTCGCGCGAGCACGCCCTGTTCAGCGCGGAATCGGGATGGCGGCTGGGACTGCTGGCCGCCCAGCTCCTGGTGGTGGCCACGCTCTGCCAGCCCGAACTGGCGGGCGCGGCCGCGCTGCTCACCGCCGCGCCTCTCCCCGGCTTGGGCCTGGCGGGCGTCCCCCAGATCGCGCTGCTGGTCTTCCTGCTGGCGGGCGCCGCGCTGCTGCTGCGCTTCTCCCTGCGCGGCGAGCCCGTGGACAGCGGCTTCCTGTGGGCGCTGGCCGCCATCCTGCTCGCCCTGCGCAGCGGCGGCGACTTCCGCCGCGCCTGGATCGCCACCGCCGGACTCATCCTGGTGGTCGCGGTCATCGAGAACTTCTACCGCATGGCCTACCACGACCAGCTCACCGCCCTGCCCGCGCGCCGCGCCTTCCACGACGCCACCCTCAGCCTGGGCGAGCGCTACACCCTGGCCATCGTCGACATCGACCACTTCAAGCAGTTCAACGACACCTACGGGCACGAGACCGGCGACCAGGTGCTGCGTCTGGTGGCCTCGCGCCTGGCCCGCGTCTCCGGCGGCGGCAAGGCCTTCCGCTGGGGCGGGGAAGAGTTCGCCGTGCTCTTTCCCGAGACCCCGCTCGACAAGGCCCTGGCTCACCTGGAGGAGCTGCGCCGCGCCATCGAGCACTCCACCTTCACCGTACGTACCCTGGAGCGGCGGCGCGCCCCGCGCCACGGCAACGACCGGCGCGCCCCCGGCCGCGGCCGCGCCCGTCCGCGCACTCGCCCGCAGTCCAAGAGTGGAGTCTTCGTCACCGTCAGCATCGGCGCTGCCGAGCCCGGGCCAAACGACACCTCGCTCGACGCCGTCATCCGCACCGCCGACCAGGCCCTCTACCGCGCCAAAGCCAACGGCCGCAACCGCATCGAGGCCGGACCCGCGCCCCGCAACGGCCGCGCCCAGCAGCCCGGCCCGGTCATCGTCCGCCGCCCCTCGTAGGGCGCATCATCTATACTGAATCGTTCGCGGAGGCCGGCCGTGTGTATCACCACGGAAGAAGAGATGGAAGGCATGCGGGCCGCGGGCGCGGTGGTGGCGCTGGTGCTGGCCGCGCTCAAGGCGCTGGT
This genomic window contains:
- a CDS encoding GGDEF domain-containing protein encodes the protein MNLSGGRLLYIFLVPGGLLLLAALLLLRPALVPASLAPVLRFYPYAVFVAGLLLAARLRSTRVLFALLVLALADWGLLAFPPSSATGAVILHALAFLLPLNLAVLAMSREHALFSAESGWRLGLLAAQLLVVATLCQPELAGAAALLTAAPLPGLGLAGVPQIALLVFLLAGAALLLRFSLRGEPVDSGFLWALAAILLALRSGGDFRRAWIATAGLILVVAVIENFYRMAYHDQLTALPARRAFHDATLSLGERYTLAIVDIDHFKQFNDTYGHETGDQVLRLVASRLARVSGGGKAFRWGGEEFAVLFPETPLDKALAHLEELRRAIEHSTFTVRTLERRRAPRHGNDRRAPGRGRARPRTRPQSKSGVFVTVSIGAAEPGPNDTSLDAVIRTADQALYRAKANGRNRIEAGPAPRNGRAQQPGPVIVRRPS